In Mycobacterium sp. Aquia_213, the sequence TGATCTACATTGGCTGGCGCGCGGCGCGATCGCAGGCGCACCGGCAGAAGACGCGCGTCATCGGACCGGACGACGATCCAGACTTCATGCGGCGGTTGGGAAGCGGGGACGACGGCCCCCGCTGACCCTCCGTCAGGCCCGACTAACCCAGGCCCAGGTTGAGCTGGTCTCCCGGAAACCCTTCGGCGACAACGGCAGCCAAGCCCGTGAGCGCTTCGCGTGTCTCCCGCCGCATCTGATCCAGATGGATCTCGGCGCCCTCGTCGAGATGAGCGTCGTAGGGCACCAACCGCACCGCGCGGCAGCGCCGCGAGAAGTGCTCGACCACCTTGTTCATGTCGACCTTGCCGGTCCGTGGGCGCACCGCGTTGATCACCGCGATCGAATTGCGAACCAGAGCCTCGTGCCCGTGCGCGTCCAGCCAGTCCAGCGTCGCCGAGGCGCTGCGCGCACCGTCGATGGAACCAGAACTCACCACGATCAGAACGTTGGCGTTCTCCAGCACCGACGTCATCGCCGAGTGCAGCAGGCCGGGCCCGCAGTCGGTGACCACCAGGCCGTAGTACCGCTCCAGGATCCCCAGGGTGCGGGTGTAGTCGTCGGCGTTGAATGCCTCCGATGCCGCCGGATCACTTTCCGACGCCAGCACCTCCAGCCCGCTCGGGCCCCTCGAGGTGTAGCGACGGACGTCGCTGTAACGCTCGACGGTTCCGGCGTCCTGCAGCAATTGGCGCACCGTGCCCGCCGTCTCCAGCGGGACCTTTTGGCTGAGGGTGCCGCGGTCGGGGTTGGCGTCGACGGCCACCACCCGGTCGCCGCGGATCGCGGCGAAGGTGGCACCCAGCGTGGCCGCGATCGTGGTCTTGCCGACGCCGCCCTTCAGGGAGATCACCGCGACCCGGTAGGAGCCGCGTAACGGCCGGTTGACCTGCGCCACCAAGTTGTTCTGCCGGGCGGCCCGCGGGCTCTCGCCCAGGTTGATCATCCGGCCGGACAGCACATAGACCAACCGGCGCCAGCCCT encodes:
- a CDS encoding MinD/ParA family ATP-binding protein; protein product: MHVTEQSTSGVGAPEHPTADLSPQEQQSAVEAPAEANAEAPTRAFAGFRERRAPTAERREAPPAPAPPPAGMPPWDSTPVTGIPRVDPTAYGAYYNGQAEAPAEAPAPYRPEHVPHTPYPELSTGMLLRPIKPPPSEGWRRLVYVLSGRMINLGESPRAARQNNLVAQVNRPLRGSYRVAVISLKGGVGKTTIAATLGATFAAIRGDRVVAVDANPDRGTLSQKVPLETAGTVRQLLQDAGTVERYSDVRRYTSRGPSGLEVLASESDPAASEAFNADDYTRTLGILERYYGLVVTDCGPGLLHSAMTSVLENANVLIVVSSGSIDGARSASATLDWLDAHGHEALVRNSIAVINAVRPRTGKVDMNKVVEHFSRRCRAVRLVPYDAHLDEGAEIHLDQMRRETREALTGLAAVVAEGFPGDQLNLGLG